A window from Theropithecus gelada isolate Dixy chromosome 1, Tgel_1.0, whole genome shotgun sequence encodes these proteins:
- the LOC112618235 gene encoding myomegalin isoform X8 yields the protein MQQKYEASREDIYKRNIELKVEVESLKRELQDKKQHLDKTWADVENLNSQNEAELRRQFEERQQETEHVYELLENKIQLLQEESRLAKNEAARMAALVEAEKECNLELSEKLKGVTKNWEDVPGDQVKPDQYAEALAQRDK from the exons AACATTGAGCTGAAGGTTGAAGTGGAGAGCTTGAAACGAGAACTCCAGGACAAGAAACAGCATCTGGATAAAACATG GGCTGATGTGGAGAATCTCAACAGTCAGAATGAAGCTGAGCTCCGACGCCAGTTTGAGGAGCGACAGCAGGAGACGGAGCATGTTTATGAGCTCTTGGAGAATAAGATCCAGCTTCTGCAGGAG gAATCCAGGCTAGCAAAGAATGAAGCTGCGCGGATGGCAGCTCTGGTGGAAGCAGAGAAGGAGTGTAACCTGGAGCTCTCAGAGAAACTGAAGGGAGTCACCAAAAACTGGGAAGATGTACCAGGAGACCAGGTCAAGCCCGACCAATACGCTGAGGCCCTGGCCCAGAGGGACAAGTAG